From the Chloroflexus aurantiacus J-10-fl genome, one window contains:
- a CDS encoding sigma-70 family RNA polymerase sigma factor — MPSQPPEDTGLRGLTDELLIDLIVQREEAALGELYDRYASLVYAIALRITGDRQTAEEVMQDVFQNIWQTAGGFRRQAGAVAGWIIGISRHRAIDALRSKRERGRSRELTGIDATPHPSTSSDIEHDVEQRILREAVRAALADLPSPQRQAIEMAYYGGLTQAEIAERLGEPLGTIKTRLRLGLTKLRELLRMLAES; from the coding sequence AATTGCTCATCGACTTGATTGTTCAGCGTGAAGAAGCTGCACTCGGCGAGCTATATGATCGGTACGCTTCATTAGTATACGCGATTGCGCTGCGTATCACCGGTGATCGGCAGACGGCCGAAGAGGTTATGCAAGACGTTTTTCAGAATATCTGGCAGACGGCAGGTGGCTTTCGTCGCCAGGCCGGTGCCGTGGCGGGTTGGATTATTGGTATCAGCCGCCATCGGGCAATCGACGCGCTCCGCAGTAAACGTGAACGAGGGCGCAGCCGTGAATTGACCGGCATTGATGCTACACCTCATCCTTCAACATCCTCAGACATTGAACACGATGTTGAGCAACGCATCTTGCGTGAAGCAGTGCGCGCAGCCCTGGCTGACCTGCCATCACCACAGCGCCAGGCAATTGAGATGGCATATTACGGTGGTTTGACGCAAGCAGAGATTGCCGAGCGACTTGGTGAACCACTTGGTACTATCAAAACACGATTGCGACTTGGTTTGACAAAATTGCGTGAACTGTTGCGAATGCTGGCGGAGTCGTAG
- a CDS encoding peptidoglycan recognition protein family protein translates to MIRHTGLRLSLLIALAGMLVWTLPVIARPVALTAQVSSWRLSSVRDWQAGESQNLLVVNNAGGELRLAAEANEGSFLSAPFETAFATNAVGAVWRADLVTGTAVRLELRARTTPPANGDEGWGPWQPLVVADEPPAADPDAFTTAAPLVLPDDTRYLQLRATFTSEVPRASAVLNEVTITYLATQISPPVFAAGLPQRPILFGKPVLTPRPLHIARTDWAEPAAARPDRRDPRGVVIHQLAVDIPPSATLSYLRALLIYQTSVLDWDDLIYHYIIDNEGNLFEGRLGGPTSLVRQVAGSEADVHVALLTPADQAPSAAAQSRLVALLAWLTQTYAIAPTDLQPTATDGILRPAIAGHFEVSATAVDPYPPTRELLPLLRTQVDRSTVRARWYFAEGNTAGYSQRLSMYNPAPRPATARVTLFPPTGQPIIREIQVPGGGRADVNVNEIAPNASALPAIVEANEAILAERSMALTTDIDSGPGIDRLSRVWYFAEGSTTNQTQTYLIIFNPQPNDTRAQITYMRRDGTVFEQEVQIGAQNRLVVAVHDITLPDGSRPLADASFGMRVIADQPVAVERTMRFGPNGSGLHTGRGIDTLSRRWLFAEGTTEGEFRTQFLVLNPNNQPANVEAIFRGPDGIAATRRYAIPPRAQLAIDVNEVVPDLGFATEVIADRPVAVERAMYFAGGAVGTIGTGAQSPAYRWVFIDGRTSDASYYLCLSNVSPLSTIATIEVIFGDGTKTSLSVRIPAGARYTLALQEAFPDETAVAAIVRSNQPIVAERSIYPGNGVRGGSTSPGIPLP, encoded by the coding sequence ATGATCCGACACACAGGGCTGAGACTAAGCCTGCTCATCGCTCTGGCCGGCATGCTGGTATGGACGCTACCGGTCATTGCTCGCCCAGTCGCGCTGACGGCACAGGTGTCGAGCTGGCGCCTGAGCAGTGTGCGCGACTGGCAGGCCGGTGAGAGTCAAAATCTGCTGGTCGTGAACAACGCTGGTGGTGAATTACGCCTGGCAGCCGAGGCAAACGAGGGCAGTTTTCTCTCGGCGCCGTTTGAAACAGCGTTTGCAACCAACGCTGTCGGTGCTGTCTGGCGTGCCGATCTGGTTACCGGCACCGCTGTACGGTTGGAACTGCGTGCACGCACAACGCCACCTGCGAATGGCGATGAGGGCTGGGGGCCATGGCAACCGCTCGTCGTGGCCGATGAACCACCTGCTGCCGATCCAGATGCGTTTACGACTGCGGCTCCGCTGGTACTGCCAGACGATACCCGCTATCTGCAATTACGTGCGACCTTTACCAGCGAGGTACCACGCGCTTCTGCAGTGCTCAATGAGGTGACGATCACCTACCTGGCAACCCAGATTTCGCCACCGGTCTTCGCCGCCGGTTTACCACAACGGCCAATTCTGTTTGGGAAGCCCGTCTTGACACCGCGCCCGCTGCACATCGCTCGTACCGATTGGGCCGAACCGGCAGCGGCCCGACCTGATCGTCGTGATCCGCGAGGGGTCGTCATCCATCAACTGGCTGTCGATATTCCGCCATCAGCGACTCTGTCATATCTCCGTGCGTTGCTTATCTATCAGACCAGCGTGCTCGACTGGGACGATCTGATATATCACTACATTATTGACAACGAAGGGAATCTCTTTGAAGGCCGGCTGGGAGGGCCAACCTCGCTGGTGCGCCAGGTTGCCGGTAGTGAGGCGGATGTGCATGTTGCGCTACTCACGCCTGCCGATCAGGCACCTTCAGCCGCTGCCCAATCTCGACTCGTCGCCTTGCTGGCATGGCTCACCCAGACGTATGCCATCGCTCCTACTGATCTGCAACCGACCGCAACTGACGGGATATTACGCCCCGCCATCGCCGGTCATTTCGAGGTCAGTGCTACGGCGGTTGATCCGTACCCGCCAACGCGCGAACTTTTGCCATTATTGCGTACACAGGTTGACAGATCAACAGTTCGTGCACGCTGGTACTTCGCTGAAGGTAATACCGCAGGTTACAGTCAGCGGCTGAGTATGTACAATCCCGCACCACGTCCGGCTACAGCACGGGTGACACTCTTCCCCCCAACCGGGCAACCGATCATCCGTGAAATCCAGGTACCTGGTGGTGGTCGAGCTGACGTGAATGTGAATGAGATTGCTCCGAACGCAAGTGCGCTGCCGGCAATTGTTGAAGCCAACGAAGCGATTCTGGCCGAGCGCTCTATGGCTCTCACAACCGACATAGATAGCGGGCCTGGTATTGACCGCCTATCGCGGGTCTGGTATTTCGCCGAAGGGAGTACAACCAACCAGACCCAAACTTATCTCATCATCTTTAATCCGCAACCCAACGACACCAGAGCGCAGATCACGTATATGCGCCGCGATGGAACCGTCTTCGAGCAAGAGGTGCAGATCGGCGCCCAGAATCGTCTGGTGGTCGCGGTACACGATATAACGCTCCCCGATGGCTCTCGCCCGCTCGCCGATGCGAGTTTTGGGATGCGGGTCATTGCCGACCAGCCGGTTGCGGTTGAGCGCACAATGCGTTTTGGCCCGAATGGAAGCGGTTTGCATACCGGTCGAGGTATCGATACGCTCTCGCGGCGCTGGCTGTTTGCCGAGGGTACTACCGAAGGCGAGTTTCGCACCCAGTTTTTGGTGCTGAATCCGAACAATCAGCCGGCCAATGTCGAAGCAATCTTCCGTGGCCCGGATGGGATTGCGGCTACTCGCCGTTATGCAATTCCTCCACGGGCACAACTGGCAATTGATGTCAACGAAGTTGTTCCTGATCTTGGCTTCGCCACCGAAGTCATTGCGGATCGTCCCGTTGCGGTGGAGCGAGCAATGTACTTTGCCGGTGGTGCGGTCGGTACCATTGGCACCGGTGCCCAGTCTCCGGCGTACCGCTGGGTATTTATCGATGGCCGTACCAGTGATGCCAGCTACTATCTGTGTCTGTCAAATGTTAGCCCATTGTCCACCATTGCCACCATTGAGGTCATTTTTGGCGATGGAACAAAGACCAGCCTGAGTGTGCGTATTCCGGCGGGTGCCCGTTACACACTGGCGCTCCAGGAGGCATTCCCCGATGAAACGGCTGTGGCTGCCATTGTGCGCAGTAATCAGCCCATCGTGGCCGAACGCTCGATCTATCCCGGCAATGGTGTTCGTGGCGGTAGTACCTCGCCTGGTATTCCACTGCCGTAG
- a CDS encoding anti-sigma factor, whose amino-acid sequence MEPSSERSDDITELLAAYALDALEPAERERVQRLLTEQPALQQTLAELRAAADLLPYGLEQPKLPPEWRQRTIDYAVGRRSTQVEKSSSYRHWWRSWQAVLGSLTVVLAVAVFGLVWYINSLQAQLATIIQQRDQAQMIAATAQAASQQLAAVLVTPDPLAALQGDNGQGSVFRDPEGNLVVIAALPPLSADQVYQLWLIEGNAAPVSGGVFTVDPNGYGFVRLPAAQVASGVTLAITAEPAPGSPGPTGPVLIAGQIS is encoded by the coding sequence ATGGAACCTTCATCGGAACGATCTGACGATATAACCGAGTTGCTGGCGGCTTACGCACTCGATGCGCTCGAACCGGCAGAGCGCGAACGGGTGCAACGTCTGCTGACAGAGCAACCGGCATTACAGCAAACTCTGGCCGAGCTGCGTGCGGCTGCTGATTTGTTGCCGTATGGTCTCGAACAACCGAAACTACCTCCAGAGTGGCGCCAGCGAACCATCGATTATGCCGTAGGACGTCGCTCAACACAGGTCGAGAAATCTTCATCCTACCGGCATTGGTGGCGAAGCTGGCAGGCAGTTCTCGGCAGTTTGACGGTAGTCCTTGCCGTCGCTGTCTTTGGTCTGGTCTGGTACATCAACAGTTTGCAAGCTCAACTGGCAACGATCATTCAACAGCGCGATCAGGCGCAAATGATCGCTGCGACTGCGCAGGCTGCATCTCAACAACTGGCCGCCGTCCTTGTCACGCCAGACCCTCTGGCTGCACTGCAAGGGGACAATGGTCAGGGATCGGTATTTCGTGATCCAGAAGGGAATCTGGTAGTTATTGCAGCCCTACCACCTCTTTCCGCCGATCAGGTCTATCAGCTCTGGCTCATCGAAGGTAATGCTGCTCCTGTCAGTGGTGGTGTCTTTACTGTTGACCCGAATGGCTATGGCTTCGTCCGCTTGCCGGCAGCACAGGTGGCGAGTGGCGTGACACTGGCCATTACGGCTGAACCGGCTCCCGGCAGCCCTGGCCCCACCGGTCCGGTTTTGATTGCCGGCCAGATAAGCTGA
- a CDS encoding SDR family NAD(P)-dependent oxidoreductase, whose amino-acid sequence MDFQGKIAIVTGGAQGIGRATALALAREGAAVVIADRDEAATTALVSGINAWGGRALAVIADVSDEADAARIANETVLTFGGIDLLVNNAGIQQPGTIESTTVQLWQEIIAVNLTGVFLVSRFVMPELRRRGGGAIVNVASVYGLRAEAGWAAYSASKGGVIALTRAMALDGAADGIRVNCVCPGMIDTSLLRANAALLNAQRPDEALRSFARRVPLGRLGTPEEVASVILCLLSPTAGYLTGAVITADGGWEARL is encoded by the coding sequence ATGGACTTTCAAGGCAAAATAGCCATCGTTACCGGCGGTGCGCAGGGGATCGGGCGCGCAACCGCTCTTGCACTGGCCCGTGAAGGGGCCGCAGTGGTAATTGCCGACCGTGATGAAGCGGCTACCACGGCACTGGTTTCCGGTATCAACGCCTGGGGCGGGCGGGCGCTGGCCGTTATCGCCGATGTCAGTGATGAAGCCGATGCGGCCCGGATTGCCAATGAAACAGTGCTAACGTTCGGCGGCATTGACCTGTTGGTGAACAACGCCGGGATTCAACAACCGGGGACAATTGAAAGCACGACCGTTCAGCTCTGGCAAGAGATTATTGCCGTGAATCTGACCGGTGTATTCCTGGTTTCGCGCTTTGTGATGCCCGAATTACGCCGACGCGGCGGTGGGGCCATCGTCAATGTTGCTTCGGTCTACGGGTTACGGGCCGAAGCTGGTTGGGCCGCTTACTCAGCCTCGAAAGGTGGGGTCATTGCGCTCACCCGGGCAATGGCGCTCGATGGCGCTGCCGATGGGATACGGGTGAATTGCGTCTGTCCCGGCATGATTGACACCTCACTGCTCCGCGCCAATGCCGCTTTGCTGAACGCACAACGTCCCGATGAAGCGTTACGCAGCTTTGCGCGGCGGGTACCACTTGGGCGCCTGGGCACCCCAGAAGAGGTGGCCAGTGTCATCCTTTGCCTGCTCAGTCCAACCGCCGGCTATCTCACCGGGGCCGTCATTACCGCAGATGGTGGCTGGGAAGCCCGGCTCTAG
- a CDS encoding GAF domain-containing protein, with protein MSESAHILIVEDDNDIRRIFQAILTRHGFRVSVATTGEEALNFLQLITPDLILLDLALPGVDGGEITRRIKADRTKPFIPIIIVSAHADLNTSVSHLDAGADDVLLKPVDHTLLLARVRALLRLQRAQRNLQQEQRKTELLLHLSRDLGSSIELDVLLTGFLNHLADAIGAIRASIILTGFIEEKVLLYSSSQHPASGEIQDILRYGVAGLALRSRSPILITDTRTDSRWLVTSERHQDVRSVAAMPIIRDNRAWGVITLVHHTPGHFTNEHLELLSSVAAQTAVALESARLYRLSEQQKELLARRAEELRQINEINRMLSELMQMDQLSRLLVQMIHHQFKYPLVALLLRQDNQFELRAIAGVNLLGETKVVTSLEEGLSGWVYRQQQPLRIDDLRQDARFVPVLPGEALARSALSVPVLLGRELLGTIEVRSPQPGAFTGNDEAILQAIANQLAIAISNARLFESEQRRIRQLNDINRLSLALTAQLTAATDMQLIAKAVTQIFQAKWTAIVLFGPKPADTIVASYGQESSFDQELSRILQQNPYIAAKIAMVQQPCYVTDLAERSDLTLASLQSIFTAQALDNLLLAPLRVKKQTQGFLCLEVNRRAQFGQAELELLTTVASLVVQIVENARLYQIVNDERSTLNAILQSATDPILLIDPQARLLLANSAALSRLQIDQKTHYGQPVDQFPALRAILPALDQEGSTALEIEPQPHLHFSVSIAPVRSVDRKTLGRVVVFRDISPIKRLEQQERERVRSVFRRYVSPEVAERLLSAGSDFGTPTERTVAVLFADMRGFTTLTEQLDAHVLVERVLNRFFTAMTDALYAYDGTIDKFLGDGLIGVFGSPISHPDDPQRVVMAAVAMQQAFARLAQIWREELTFEIGMGIGISYGSAVVGNIGSDQRQDYTLIGDVVNTASRLCSIAQAGQIIISSNLMQALGNQSPYELRELGAVRLKGKQEPHVIYEVLFDQSLVNAGK; from the coding sequence ATGTCCGAATCAGCACACATTCTTATCGTTGAAGACGATAATGACATTCGTCGTATTTTTCAAGCTATTCTCACCCGCCATGGCTTCCGGGTTTCGGTAGCAACCACGGGCGAAGAGGCGCTGAACTTTCTCCAGTTAATCACTCCCGACCTGATCTTGCTCGATCTGGCGCTTCCTGGGGTCGATGGAGGCGAAATAACCCGCCGGATCAAAGCAGACCGCACTAAACCATTCATTCCAATCATCATCGTCTCCGCCCATGCCGACCTGAACACCAGCGTCAGTCATCTCGATGCCGGTGCAGACGATGTCCTGCTTAAACCGGTTGACCACACCCTGTTGCTGGCACGAGTACGCGCCCTGCTCCGTCTGCAACGTGCCCAACGCAATCTCCAGCAAGAGCAGCGTAAGACGGAATTGTTGCTGCATCTTTCGCGTGATCTGGGTTCCAGTATCGAATTAGATGTTCTTCTCACAGGTTTTCTCAACCATCTGGCCGATGCGATTGGCGCCATTCGTGCCAGTATCATTCTGACCGGTTTCATCGAGGAAAAGGTTCTCCTCTATTCAAGCAGCCAGCATCCAGCATCCGGTGAAATCCAGGACATTTTGCGTTACGGTGTGGCCGGTCTGGCATTGCGGTCGCGTAGCCCAATCCTAATCACCGATACGCGCACCGATTCGCGCTGGCTGGTAACCTCCGAACGCCATCAGGACGTGCGTTCAGTAGCGGCTATGCCGATCATCCGTGACAACCGCGCGTGGGGGGTTATTACCCTGGTACACCATACCCCTGGTCATTTCACAAACGAACATCTGGAACTACTGTCATCAGTAGCTGCTCAGACTGCGGTGGCGCTGGAGAGTGCTCGCCTCTATCGTCTGAGTGAGCAGCAGAAAGAGCTACTGGCCCGTCGTGCCGAAGAGTTGCGCCAGATCAACGAGATTAACCGGATGCTCTCTGAATTGATGCAGATGGATCAGTTGAGCCGGTTACTGGTGCAGATGATCCACCATCAGTTCAAATACCCTCTGGTCGCACTTTTACTACGTCAGGACAATCAATTTGAGCTGCGTGCGATTGCCGGGGTTAATCTATTAGGTGAAACGAAGGTAGTCACCAGCCTCGAAGAAGGGTTGAGTGGATGGGTGTACCGCCAGCAACAACCACTACGGATTGATGATCTGCGCCAGGATGCGCGTTTTGTTCCAGTATTGCCGGGTGAAGCACTGGCGCGTTCAGCACTGAGCGTTCCGGTCCTGTTGGGTCGTGAGTTGCTGGGCACAATTGAGGTACGTAGTCCGCAGCCAGGTGCGTTTACCGGCAATGACGAGGCTATCTTACAGGCAATTGCCAACCAACTGGCGATTGCCATCAGCAATGCGCGCCTGTTTGAGAGCGAACAGCGCCGCATCAGACAACTTAACGACATTAACCGTCTCTCCCTTGCGTTAACTGCTCAGCTCACTGCGGCTACTGATATGCAACTGATTGCTAAGGCAGTTACGCAGATTTTTCAGGCTAAATGGACTGCTATCGTTCTGTTTGGCCCCAAACCTGCCGATACAATCGTTGCATCGTATGGTCAAGAATCATCATTCGATCAAGAACTTTCTCGTATACTGCAACAGAATCCTTACATCGCCGCCAAAATTGCGATGGTGCAACAGCCATGCTATGTAACTGATCTTGCCGAACGATCCGATCTGACTCTGGCATCTCTGCAATCGATCTTTACAGCTCAAGCGTTGGATAATCTCTTGCTGGCACCGCTGAGGGTGAAAAAGCAAACACAAGGTTTTCTATGCCTGGAAGTGAATCGGCGTGCGCAGTTTGGGCAGGCTGAACTAGAATTGCTCACCACGGTGGCAAGTCTTGTTGTCCAGATTGTTGAAAATGCCCGACTGTACCAGATTGTAAATGACGAGCGTTCAACACTCAATGCTATTTTGCAGAGTGCAACCGATCCTATTTTGCTCATTGATCCGCAGGCTCGCCTGTTGCTGGCCAATTCAGCGGCCCTCTCCCGTTTGCAGATCGACCAGAAAACGCATTATGGTCAGCCTGTTGATCAGTTTCCGGCGCTGCGCGCCATCTTGCCTGCGCTTGACCAAGAGGGATCGACCGCGCTTGAAATCGAACCGCAGCCACACCTGCACTTTAGTGTCAGTATTGCTCCGGTGCGTAGCGTGGACCGAAAAACCCTGGGGCGGGTCGTCGTCTTTCGCGATATTAGCCCAATCAAGCGCCTGGAACAACAGGAGCGTGAACGGGTACGCAGCGTTTTTCGCCGCTACGTATCACCGGAAGTCGCTGAACGGCTGCTCAGTGCGGGTAGCGATTTCGGCACACCAACGGAACGCACGGTTGCCGTGCTCTTCGCCGATATGCGCGGCTTTACAACCTTGACCGAGCAGTTGGACGCTCATGTGCTGGTGGAACGTGTCCTCAACCGGTTTTTTACCGCGATGACCGATGCTCTCTATGCCTATGATGGCACTATTGATAAGTTTCTGGGTGATGGCTTGATTGGCGTCTTCGGTTCACCAATCAGCCATCCCGATGATCCTCAGCGTGTCGTGATGGCTGCGGTTGCTATGCAACAGGCATTTGCCCGGCTGGCACAAATTTGGCGAGAAGAACTAACTTTCGAGATTGGCATGGGTATTGGGATTAGCTATGGTTCAGCGGTAGTCGGCAATATCGGTTCAGATCAGCGTCAAGACTATACACTCATTGGTGATGTGGTAAATACGGCGTCACGTTTGTGCAGTATTGCTCAAGCCGGTCAGATTATTATTTCATCAAACTTGATGCAAGCACTTGGCAATCAATCGCCTTATGAGTTGCGTGAATTGGGTGCCGTGCGCTTGAAAGGTAAACAGGAACCTCATGTTATTTATGAAGTGTTGTTTGATCAGTCGTTGGTCAACGCAGGGAAGTAG
- a CDS encoding FAD-binding domain-containing protein: MPRRRLPPDVTAATTGLVCIDESLRELYTVGYMHNHARMWVAAYLIHWLGVDWREGADLFYRHLLDGDPASNSLSWQWVNSTFSHKPYIFNRQNVERFSAGTFCARCPLAKVGCPFDDSYENLAWRLFGVTLAELEGRR, from the coding sequence GTGCCTCGGCGTCGTCTACCACCAGACGTGACTGCGGCGACCACCGGTCTGGTCTGCATCGATGAATCGCTCCGCGAGCTGTACACGGTCGGTTATATGCACAACCACGCCCGCATGTGGGTTGCGGCGTATCTCATTCACTGGTTAGGGGTTGACTGGCGTGAGGGTGCCGATCTCTTCTACCGTCATCTGCTCGACGGAGATCCGGCCTCGAATAGCCTGTCGTGGCAATGGGTGAACAGCACGTTCAGCCATAAGCCTTACATCTTCAACCGGCAGAATGTCGAACGGTTTAGCGCCGGCACCTTCTGCGCTCGCTGCCCGCTGGCAAAGGTGGGCTGTCCATTTGATGACAGTTATGAAAACCTGGCCTGGCGTCTGTTCGGGGTGACACTGGCCGAACTGGAGGGAAGGCGATGA
- a CDS encoding putative glycoside hydrolase — MVLFSRRTVRLWLLCLLCIMIITGCASRPVVLTGTVTDAYTGAPVPNATVAIGDLTLTTDEQGRFQTERWRPEDTLALQAPAYEPISLPLASQPGVGESGVFTVTITTALRPNVLSGRVTDAYTGAPVSGAEVLLNNDDTLRTTTDADGQYTLAGVPESFTVTVRAPDYAPASETISRATRLDVSVRPNTLRGQVTNVYTGEPIAGATVTLADVRTTTDAEGRYLLRDLPAEQGEITVEADGFATTTQPFTRTTSLDVTLRPDTLIGQLIDATTGKPVPNAAIIATETLTSTAVAFTRINDSIEGRFRLPDLPERGFVQVLAPGYAKRVIPIEPGNMPQQIELEPFYVRGIYITAAVASVPRLVDRFLDLIDRTELNAIVIDIKSDLRDDLGMVYYDSQVPLVRELGLSTPRVDFQSILAKAKERGIYTIARVQLFSHDNALSDARPEWSIRLRSTGEVYADYPGPGIRYAYLDPTNQNVWDYNIALAVEAAQMGFDEINFDYIRFPDWFGTREEFRDKLLFSEPIDPVGNPGRMYDVIIEFMQRAHHAVNSAGAFMSVDVFGRVVNGPSLTIAQDMARMGEHTDYVCPMPYPSLWWGGLENIAVPVKFPYETLQIAVRNGGRQMAGSYGRQRPWLQDHTDPWSPVVVEYGPAEVRAQIDATEEQPEAASGWLLYDSANIYKGAFNGAVRPTP, encoded by the coding sequence ATGGTGTTGTTCTCGCGGCGAACTGTTCGCCTCTGGTTACTCTGTTTGCTCTGTATCATGATTATCACTGGCTGTGCATCACGGCCAGTTGTATTAACTGGAACAGTTACCGATGCCTACACCGGTGCACCCGTTCCCAATGCTACGGTAGCGATTGGCGATCTGACCCTAACCACTGATGAACAGGGGCGTTTTCAAACCGAACGCTGGCGACCCGAAGACACGCTGGCATTACAGGCACCAGCGTATGAGCCGATAAGTCTACCCCTGGCCAGTCAACCCGGTGTGGGTGAGAGCGGTGTCTTTACAGTCACGATTACAACAGCGCTTCGTCCCAACGTCCTTAGTGGTCGGGTAACCGATGCGTACACCGGCGCGCCGGTCAGTGGGGCCGAGGTGCTGTTGAATAATGACGATACCCTGCGCACAACGACTGATGCCGATGGGCAGTACACGCTAGCCGGTGTGCCTGAGTCGTTTACCGTGACGGTACGCGCACCTGATTACGCTCCGGCGAGCGAGACAATTTCACGCGCGACCAGACTCGACGTCAGTGTGCGCCCGAACACGTTGCGCGGCCAGGTCACCAATGTGTATACCGGCGAACCCATAGCTGGTGCAACGGTGACACTGGCTGATGTGCGAACGACGACGGATGCCGAAGGGCGTTATCTGCTTCGTGATCTTCCTGCCGAACAGGGTGAGATCACTGTCGAAGCCGATGGTTTTGCAACAACGACACAACCGTTTACCCGCACGACAAGTCTCGACGTCACGCTTCGTCCCGATACGCTCATTGGACAGCTTATCGACGCTACTACCGGTAAACCGGTGCCCAATGCGGCGATTATCGCCACCGAGACTCTGACCTCAACTGCCGTTGCATTTACTCGCATCAACGATAGTATCGAGGGTCGCTTCCGACTGCCCGACCTGCCTGAACGTGGTTTTGTGCAGGTACTGGCTCCGGGGTATGCCAAGCGGGTGATCCCGATTGAGCCTGGTAATATGCCGCAGCAGATTGAGCTGGAACCCTTCTACGTGCGGGGAATCTACATTACGGCAGCGGTGGCATCGGTGCCACGATTGGTTGATCGTTTTCTTGATCTGATTGATCGTACCGAACTAAATGCGATAGTGATCGATATCAAGAGCGATCTGCGCGATGATCTGGGCATGGTCTACTATGACTCCCAGGTACCGCTGGTCCGTGAACTGGGATTGAGCACGCCAAGGGTCGATTTCCAATCCATCCTGGCTAAAGCGAAAGAGCGTGGCATCTACACGATTGCGCGCGTCCAGCTCTTTTCGCACGATAATGCGTTATCTGATGCGCGCCCTGAATGGTCAATCCGCCTGCGCTCAACCGGTGAGGTGTATGCCGACTATCCAGGACCTGGGATTCGTTACGCCTATCTCGATCCGACCAATCAGAATGTCTGGGATTACAATATCGCGCTGGCAGTTGAAGCGGCTCAGATGGGGTTTGACGAGATCAATTTTGATTACATCCGCTTCCCGGACTGGTTCGGTACCAGAGAAGAGTTTCGCGATAAGCTGCTGTTCAGCGAACCAATCGATCCGGTCGGCAATCCAGGTCGCATGTACGATGTCATTATCGAGTTCATGCAACGTGCCCACCACGCAGTAAATTCAGCCGGTGCCTTTATGTCAGTTGATGTCTTTGGGCGGGTAGTGAATGGCCCTTCGCTCACCATTGCGCAGGATATGGCACGGATGGGTGAGCATACCGATTACGTTTGCCCAATGCCTTATCCATCGCTGTGGTGGGGTGGACTGGAGAACATTGCGGTGCCGGTCAAATTTCCGTATGAAACGCTCCAGATTGCAGTACGGAATGGTGGCCGTCAGATGGCAGGCAGTTATGGACGGCAACGCCCATGGCTTCAGGATCACACCGATCCCTGGTCGCCGGTAGTCGTCGAATACGGCCCGGCTGAAGTGCGTGCTCAGATTGACGCCACCGAAGAGCAACCGGAAGCTGCATCGGGTTGGCTACTCTACGACTCGGCGAATATTTACAAAGGTGCCTTCAACGGCGCCGTGCGCCCAACACCATAG
- a CDS encoding AAA family ATPase: MEEVQRIAARIVNNVEQVIVGKRRIVELVLVALLCRGHVLIEDVPGTGKTMLAKSIARSIGSSFKRIQCTPDLLPGDVTGVSIFNQQTREFEFRPGPIMAQIVLADEINRATPKTQSALLEAMEERQITVDGVTHALPQPFIVLATQNPIEYEGTFPLPEAQLDRFLLRVHLGYADRLDEIAILKRQREGHPLETLPTVVDMNDLLHLQEVIKQVHVDDLIVEYIVALTTATRDHGDVYLGASTRGALALYRAAQAWAALNGRDFVTPDDVKVLAQPVLSHRLIVSPAARVRNVTAQTIIDEVLAAVPVPGARAGRRFERMAAG, from the coding sequence GTGGAAGAGGTTCAGCGTATTGCTGCACGTATTGTCAATAATGTCGAACAAGTCATCGTTGGAAAACGGCGGATCGTTGAGCTGGTACTGGTTGCGTTGCTCTGCCGTGGTCACGTCTTAATCGAGGATGTTCCCGGTACCGGCAAGACCATGCTGGCGAAGAGCATCGCACGCTCGATTGGTTCGAGCTTCAAACGCATTCAATGCACGCCCGATCTGCTACCGGGTGATGTTACCGGTGTTTCGATCTTCAATCAGCAGACCCGCGAGTTTGAATTTCGGCCTGGGCCGATTATGGCGCAGATTGTGCTGGCCGATGAGATAAACCGGGCAACACCGAAGACGCAGTCGGCGTTGCTTGAGGCGATGGAGGAGCGCCAGATCACGGTTGATGGCGTGACACACGCTCTGCCGCAGCCGTTCATCGTGCTGGCTACCCAAAACCCAATCGAGTACGAGGGCACGTTTCCTCTCCCGGAAGCCCAACTCGACCGCTTTCTGTTACGAGTGCATTTGGGGTATGCCGACCGACTCGATGAGATCGCGATTCTGAAGCGGCAACGTGAAGGCCATCCGCTCGAAACGTTGCCAACAGTGGTTGATATGAACGATCTTTTGCATCTGCAAGAGGTGATCAAACAGGTTCATGTGGATGACCTGATTGTTGAGTATATCGTGGCGCTGACCACTGCAACCCGCGATCACGGTGATGTGTACCTCGGTGCCAGTACCCGTGGTGCGCTTGCCCTCTATCGCGCTGCGCAGGCCTGGGCCGCGCTCAACGGACGGGATTTTGTGACCCCTGATGATGTGAAGGTCCTGGCCCAACCGGTGCTCAGCCATCGTTTGATTGTCAGTCCGGCGGCACGAGTACGCAATGTGACGGCGCAGACGATTATTGATGAGGTCCTGGCGGCGGTACCGGTGCCGGGGGCGCGGGCCGGTCGGCGCTTTGAACGGATGGCTGCCGGTTGA